A region from the Streptomyces sp. 3214.6 genome encodes:
- a CDS encoding small basic family protein, with protein MIAVLGLVVGVVAGLLVQPEVPAAVVPYLPIAVVAALDAVFGGLRAMLDGIFDDKVFVVSFLSNVVVAALIVFLGDELGVGSQLSTGVVVVLGIRIFSNAAAIRRHVFRA; from the coding sequence GTGATCGCCGTACTGGGCCTCGTCGTGGGAGTCGTGGCCGGCCTGTTGGTCCAGCCAGAGGTTCCGGCAGCCGTCGTGCCGTATCTGCCGATCGCCGTGGTGGCGGCGCTGGACGCCGTGTTCGGCGGGCTGCGCGCCATGCTCGACGGCATCTTCGACGACAAGGTGTTCGTGGTGTCGTTCCTGTCGAACGTGGTCGTGGCCGCCCTGATCGTGTTCCTGGGTGACGAGTTGGGTGTGGGGTCGCAGCTGTCCACGGGTGTCGTGGTCGTCCTCGGCATCCGGATCTTCTCCAATGCCGCGGCGATCCGTCGGCACGTCTTCCGGGCGTGA
- a CDS encoding DUF881 domain-containing protein, with translation MSEQDEAPGNRLRKELPDEVPVTSSEDGAAEKPAEPVLTGRQRLVQGLWPPRVSRAQLIVALLLFGLGFGLAVQVASNSDSGNALRGARQEDLVRILDELDDRSQRLEDEKQGLEKQQQELENSSDQAEEARKQTVEKERQLGILAGTVAAQGPGITMTIEDTKGTVKADMLLDAIQELRAAGAEAIQVNGVRVVAGTYLTDSGKSVSVDGNKINAPFRFKVIGNPQDLEPALNIPGGVVQTLEKEQATVTVERSDKIVVDALRAAKQPDYARSSVQ, from the coding sequence ATGAGCGAGCAGGATGAGGCGCCCGGGAACAGGCTGCGCAAGGAGTTGCCCGACGAGGTGCCCGTGACGTCGTCCGAGGACGGTGCGGCCGAGAAGCCGGCCGAGCCCGTGCTGACCGGCCGGCAGCGGCTGGTTCAGGGGCTGTGGCCGCCGCGGGTGTCGCGGGCCCAACTCATCGTGGCGCTGCTGCTGTTCGGCCTCGGTTTCGGCCTTGCGGTCCAGGTCGCCTCCAACAGCGACAGCGGCAACGCTCTGCGCGGTGCGCGGCAGGAAGATCTTGTACGCATCCTCGATGAACTCGACGACCGCAGTCAGCGTCTTGAGGACGAGAAGCAGGGACTCGAGAAGCAGCAGCAGGAGCTGGAGAACAGCTCCGACCAGGCCGAGGAGGCCCGGAAGCAGACGGTCGAGAAGGAGAGGCAACTCGGCATTCTGGCGGGCACGGTGGCTGCGCAGGGGCCCGGCATCACGATGACCATCGAGGACACGAAGGGGACGGTCAAGGCCGACATGTTGCTCGACGCGATCCAGGAGCTGCGCGCGGCCGGGGCCGAGGCGATCCAGGTGAACGGTGTACGGGTCGTCGCCGGCACGTACCTGACGGATTCCGGCAAGAGCGTGAGCGTCGACGGGAACAAGATCAACGCGCCCTTTCGTTTCAAGGTCATCGGCAACCCGCAGGACCTCGAGCCGGCGCTGAACATCCCTGGAGGCGTGGTGCAGACTCTTGAGAAGGAGCAGGCCACCGTGACCGTCGAGCGGTCGGACAAGATCGTCGTGGACGCCTTGCGAGCAGCGAAGCAGCCTGACTACGCTCGGTCGTCGGTCCAGTGA
- a CDS encoding FHA domain-containing protein has protein sequence MSGGHGRCEGVRVGRCIQSGFVLPHGRVCFGQGESPVKLFAKLFGKSAREGSDNATARHRAQPDAEGQRPLFRDQVGGPGGDISGGQGAASVDPAQSGGIGFGQPSTSSAGGGFSPMSALVCTRCGNRNAENSRFCSNCGAPLRPGLTPERASETTSTISISGLEAYDAEATGQTQLPALSPEAQAAVDALPLGSALLVVRRGPNSGSRFLLDGDLTTAGRHPQSDIFLDDVTVSRRHVEFRRNPDGTFRVADVGSLNGTYVNRERIDEVALSNGDEVQIGKYRLVFYASQRGY, from the coding sequence CTGTCTGGTGGACATGGACGTTGTGAAGGTGTCCGGGTCGGCCGGTGTATTCAGTCAGGGTTCGTCCTGCCCCACGGGCGGGTCTGTTTCGGTCAAGGGGAATCGCCCGTGAAGTTGTTTGCGAAGTTGTTCGGCAAGAGCGCGCGAGAGGGCAGCGACAACGCGACCGCTCGTCATCGCGCACAGCCTGACGCAGAGGGTCAGCGGCCGCTGTTCAGGGACCAGGTGGGTGGTCCGGGCGGCGACATTTCCGGAGGTCAGGGTGCGGCGTCTGTTGACCCTGCGCAGTCCGGCGGCATAGGTTTCGGCCAACCGTCAACCTCAAGTGCGGGTGGAGGGTTTTCCCCTATGTCGGCCCTGGTGTGTACGAGGTGCGGTAACCGCAACGCGGAGAACAGCCGCTTCTGCTCCAATTGCGGCGCTCCGTTGCGTCCCGGGCTGACGCCCGAGCGCGCGTCGGAGACGACCTCCACCATCTCCATTTCCGGTCTTGAGGCCTACGACGCCGAGGCCACCGGTCAGACGCAGTTGCCCGCGCTGTCTCCCGAGGCACAGGCCGCGGTCGACGCGCTGCCGCTGGGTTCCGCGTTGCTGGTCGTGCGCCGCGGTCCGAACTCGGGCAGCCGCTTCCTGCTGGACGGCGACCTGACGACGGCCGGCCGTCACCCGCAGAGCGACATCTTCCTCGACGACGTGACGGTCTCTCGTCGCCATGTGGAGTTCCGGCGCAACCCGGACGGCACGTTCCGGGTTGCGGACGTCGGCAGTCTGAACGGCACGTATGTCAACCGGGAGCGGATCGACGAGGTCGCTCTGTCGAACGGTGACGAGGTGCAGATCGGCAAGTACCGGCTGGTCTTCTACGCGAGCCAGCGGGGCTACTGA
- the ftsR gene encoding transcriptional regulator FtsR, which produces MLRTPRGGAGHGAAAADGGPMSIGTVLNALRDEFPEVTISKIRFLESEGLVEPQRTPSGYRKFSAEDLERLGHVLRMQRDHYLPLKVIREHLDAMERGEAVPLPSVGRQRDGEAVLEPSEGPTVARIGRSELLAAAGIGEPELAEWESYGLVVPLEDGVYDAEAATVAALVAELGRFGIEPRHLRVMKAAADREAGLVDQVVAPLRRHRNPQTRAHAEARTKELAGLTVRLHAALVQTALGVRLP; this is translated from the coding sequence ATGCTTCGAACACCGAGGGGCGGTGCCGGCCACGGCGCCGCCGCCGCGGACGGTGGTCCGATGAGCATCGGCACCGTGTTGAACGCGCTGCGTGACGAGTTTCCCGAGGTCACCATCTCCAAGATCCGTTTCCTGGAGTCGGAAGGGCTCGTCGAGCCGCAGCGGACCCCGTCGGGGTACCGCAAGTTCAGCGCGGAGGACCTCGAGCGCCTCGGTCACGTACTGAGGATGCAGCGGGATCACTATCTGCCGCTCAAGGTCATCCGTGAGCATCTGGACGCCATGGAGCGCGGTGAGGCCGTGCCGTTGCCGTCCGTCGGCCGGCAGCGGGACGGCGAGGCGGTGCTGGAGCCCTCGGAGGGTCCCACCGTCGCCCGGATCGGCCGGTCCGAGCTGCTGGCGGCTGCCGGAATCGGTGAGCCGGAGCTCGCGGAGTGGGAGTCGTACGGGCTCGTCGTGCCCTTGGAGGACGGGGTCTACGACGCCGAGGCGGCCACGGTGGCCGCGCTCGTGGCGGAGCTGGGCAGGTTCGGGATCGAGCCTCGGCATCTGCGTGTGATGAAGGCTGCGGCCGATCGTGAGGCCGGGCTCGTGGACCAGGTGGTGGCTCCGCTCAGGCGTCACCGCAATCCGCAGACCAGGGCCCATGCGGAGGCCCGTACGAAGGAACTCGCGGGGCTCACGGTGCGGCTGCATGCTGCGCTGGTGCAGACCGCGCTCGGGGTGCGGCTGCCCTGA
- a CDS encoding bifunctional nuclease family protein, which yields MNELDVVGVRVEMPSNQPIVLLREVGGDRYLPIWIGPGEATAIAFAQQGMAPARPLTHDLFKDVLEAVGQELTEVRITDLREGVFYAELVFASGVEVSARPSDAIALALRTGTPIYGSDTVLDDAGIAIPDEQEDEVEKFREFLDQISPEDFGTSNQ from the coding sequence GTGAACGAGCTCGATGTCGTAGGTGTCCGGGTCGAGATGCCCTCCAACCAACCGATCGTGCTGCTGCGCGAAGTGGGAGGCGACCGTTACCTTCCCATCTGGATCGGACCGGGGGAGGCGACGGCCATCGCCTTCGCCCAGCAGGGCATGGCCCCCGCGCGACCGCTGACCCACGACCTGTTCAAGGACGTGCTGGAGGCCGTCGGCCAGGAGCTCACCGAGGTGCGCATCACGGATCTGCGCGAGGGCGTCTTCTATGCGGAGCTGGTCTTCGCCAGCGGGGTCGAGGTGAGCGCGCGGCCGTCCGACGCCATAGCGCTGGCGCTGCGTACGGGGACGCCGATCTATGGCAGTGACACGGTGCTCGACGACGCGGGGATCGCCATCCCGGACGAGCAGGAGGACGAGGTGGAGAAGTTCCGCGAGTTCCTCGACCAGATCTCGCCCGAGGACTTCGGCACCAGCAACCAGTAG
- a CDS encoding MerR family transcriptional regulator has protein sequence MRSSGDGTAGGAPGLGVGGSGPYPPPSSQLRSGRGYPPHGSAADHAPHRPAAVPSSGGATSMASEQIGYRGPTACAAAGITYRQLDYWARTGLVEPSVRPAHGSGTQRLYSFRDVVVLKIVKRFLDTGVSLQNIRTAVQHLRERGFSDLERMTLMSDGATVYECTSPDEVHALLQGGQGIFGIAVGVVWRDVESALSQLHGERVDTGETLVGHNPADELARRRNRAV, from the coding sequence GTGAGAAGCAGCGGCGACGGTACGGCTGGGGGTGCCCCCGGACTCGGTGTCGGGGGGAGCGGTCCGTACCCTCCCCCAAGCTCTCAGCTGCGCTCGGGCAGGGGGTATCCCCCGCACGGCAGCGCGGCCGATCACGCCCCTCATCGACCGGCGGCCGTGCCGAGCAGCGGAGGGGCGACATCCATGGCGTCCGAGCAGATCGGCTATCGCGGCCCGACGGCCTGTGCGGCCGCGGGCATCACCTATCGGCAACTGGACTACTGGGCCCGCACCGGGCTCGTCGAGCCGAGTGTGCGGCCCGCCCACGGGTCGGGTACGCAGCGGCTGTACAGCTTCCGGGACGTTGTCGTCCTGAAGATCGTCAAGCGTTTCCTCGACACCGGGGTGTCGCTGCAGAACATCCGCACCGCCGTCCAGCATCTGCGGGAGCGCGGGTTCAGCGACCTGGAGCGCATGACGCTGATGAGCGACGGCGCCACGGTCTACGAATGCACCTCTCCGGACGAGGTGCACGCGCTGCTCCAGGGCGGTCAGGGGATCTTCGGGATCGCGGTGGGCGTGGTGTGGCGGGACGTCGAGAGCGCACTGTCGCAGTTGCACGGTGAGCGGGTCGACACCGGTGAGACGCTCGTCGGGCACAACCCGGCGGACGAGCTGGCACGTAGGCGCAACCGGGCGGTCTGA
- a CDS encoding DNA polymerase IV, with the protein MRNAPTILHLDMDAFFAQAEQASKPSLRGKAVVVGGLGPRGVVATASYEARVFGVHSAMPMAQARRLAPNAAYLAPRFAFYRSISDQVMELLGALSPLVEPLSLDEAFVDLEAGEAAWDSESARLAGIRLRADIRAVTGLTGSVGLASCKMLAKIASEQAKPDGLVLIEPGTERALLGPMSVRTLPGVGPATGDHLRRAGITTVDEIAEAGEDELVRLLGKAHGHALYAMALAHDDRPVVAERETKSVSVEDTYDVDIHDRVRVELEVQRLADRCVRRLRGAGLSGRTIVLKVRRYDFSTLTRSETLRGPTDEPAVIREAAARLLESVDTTGGVRLLGVGVSGLADFTQEDLFAQAAEERAEGPEEELADEPVGEEPVPVEHQWRPGHDVRHAELGHGWVQGSGLGRVTVRFETPESEPGRVRTFRTDDPELEPADPLPLVRRIPDEDGRTGNSRRDESVTQSEAARGVG; encoded by the coding sequence GTGAGAAACGCGCCCACGATCCTGCACCTCGACATGGATGCCTTCTTCGCGCAGGCGGAGCAGGCGTCCAAGCCGAGTCTGCGCGGGAAAGCCGTGGTCGTGGGCGGTCTGGGGCCCCGCGGAGTGGTCGCGACCGCCTCGTACGAGGCGCGGGTCTTCGGGGTGCACTCGGCGATGCCCATGGCCCAGGCGCGCAGGCTGGCTCCCAACGCCGCCTATCTCGCTCCGCGCTTCGCGTTCTACCGGTCGATCAGCGACCAGGTCATGGAGCTGCTCGGGGCGCTGTCGCCGCTGGTGGAGCCGTTGAGTCTGGACGAGGCCTTCGTGGACCTGGAGGCCGGGGAAGCGGCCTGGGACAGCGAGTCGGCGCGACTGGCGGGCATCAGGCTGCGCGCGGACATCCGGGCGGTCACCGGGCTCACGGGTTCGGTGGGTCTGGCCTCCTGCAAGATGCTCGCGAAGATCGCCTCGGAGCAGGCGAAACCCGACGGTCTCGTGCTGATCGAGCCGGGCACCGAGCGGGCGCTGCTCGGGCCCATGTCGGTGCGGACCCTGCCGGGGGTCGGCCCGGCGACCGGCGACCATCTCAGGCGGGCCGGGATCACCACGGTCGACGAGATCGCCGAGGCCGGTGAGGACGAGTTGGTTCGGCTTCTGGGCAAGGCCCATGGGCATGCCCTGTACGCCATGGCGCTGGCGCATGACGACCGGCCCGTGGTGGCCGAGCGGGAGACCAAGTCGGTGTCGGTCGAGGACACGTACGACGTGGACATCCACGATCGGGTCCGGGTCGAGCTGGAGGTGCAGCGGCTGGCGGACCGGTGTGTGCGGCGGCTGCGGGGGGCGGGTCTGTCGGGGCGGACCATCGTGCTGAAGGTGCGGCGGTACGACTTCTCCACGCTCACCCGGTCCGAGACCCTGCGCGGTCCCACGGACGAGCCGGCGGTGATCCGGGAGGCGGCGGCCCGGTTGCTGGAGTCCGTGGACACGACGGGCGGGGTGCGGCTGCTCGGTGTGGGCGTCAGCGGGCTGGCGGACTTCACGCAGGAGGACCTGTTCGCACAGGCGGCGGAGGAGCGGGCGGAAGGGCCCGAGGAGGAACTCGCGGACGAGCCCGTCGGCGAGGAGCCGGTGCCGGTCGAGCACCAGTGGCGGCCGGGACACGACGTGCGGCATGCCGAACTCGGCCACGGGTGGGTGCAGGGCAGTGGGCTGGGCCGGGTCACGGTGCGCTTCGAGACGCCCGAGTCGGAGCCGGGCCGGGTGCGGACGTTCCGGACCGACGACCCGGAGCTGGAGCCGGCGGATCCGCTGCCACTGGTGCGGCGAATACCTGACGAGGACGGCCGGACCGGGAACTCTCGGCGAGACGAATCAGTTACACAGAGTGAAGCGGCTCGCGGTGTGGGGTGA
- a CDS encoding nucleotidyltransferase domain-containing protein yields the protein MRQVVDRVARWSVNRSDVVGLLLVGSCARGAARPDSDVDLVLLSTAADRYGADDAWAGELSLGELVRVREWGPITEWRYVTASGLEVEVGVGSPGWARADPVDDGTRNVVTDGARPLYDPTGILRELIQACA from the coding sequence ATGCGGCAGGTGGTGGATCGGGTCGCCCGCTGGTCCGTAAACCGGAGCGACGTGGTCGGGCTGCTCCTCGTCGGGTCATGTGCGCGTGGTGCCGCGCGTCCCGATTCGGACGTCGATCTCGTGCTGTTGTCGACGGCCGCTGACCGGTACGGTGCCGACGACGCGTGGGCGGGTGAGCTGTCCCTGGGGGAGCTGGTCCGTGTGCGGGAATGGGGGCCCATCACCGAATGGCGGTATGTCACCGCTTCCGGTCTGGAAGTGGAGGTGGGCGTCGGTTCTCCCGGCTGGGCGCGGGCCGATCCGGTCGACGACGGCACGCGGAACGTCGTGACGGACGGCGCCCGGCCGCTGTACGACCCTACCGGGATCCTCCGGGAGCTGATACAGGCCTGTGCCTGA
- a CDS encoding PRC-barrel domain-containing protein produces MQTDIDPRNLIGRKAFDRNGTKIGTVDEVYLDDATGVPEWAAIRTGLFSRDAFVPLEPSELVEGTLHIPFDRALIKDAPDFGVGRHLSPEQELQLYHHYGLDVAAPPPLPDHDFGRLAGTDES; encoded by the coding sequence GTGCAGACCGACATCGATCCGCGCAACCTGATCGGCCGCAAGGCATTCGACCGCAACGGCACCAAGATCGGCACCGTCGACGAGGTCTACCTCGACGACGCCACCGGAGTGCCGGAGTGGGCGGCCATACGCACCGGTCTGTTCTCCCGCGACGCCTTCGTCCCTCTGGAGCCCAGCGAGCTGGTCGAGGGCACCCTGCACATTCCCTTCGACCGGGCTCTGATCAAGGACGCCCCGGACTTCGGCGTGGGCCGCCATCTCTCTCCGGAACAGGAACTCCAGCTCTACCACCACTACGGCCTCGACGTGGCCGCCCCGCCTCCGCTCCCCGACCACGACTTCGGCCGGCTCGCGGGCACGGACGAGAGTTGA
- the gcvP gene encoding aminomethyl-transferring glycine dehydrogenase: MTADRIPLSELEQGIPFEQRHIGPDLEARAKMLAQVGYGSLDELTAVAVPDVIKNADTLDLPGARTEAEVLAELRSLADRNQVLDSMIGLGYYGTFTPPVILRNVMENPAWYTAYTPYQPEISQGRLEALLNFQTMVAELTGLPTSGASLLDEGTAAAEAMALSRRMGKNKKGLFLIDADVLPQTIAVIETRAEPTGVEVVVADLSDGIPAELAGREINGVLVQYPGASGAVRDLKAIVDEAHGLGALVTVAADLLALTLLKSPGELGVDIAVGTTQRFGVPMGFGGPHAGYMAVHEKFARSLPGRLVGVSVDADGHKAYRLALQTREQHIRREKATSNICTAQVLLAVMAGMYAVYHGPEGLRAIALRTHRYAAILAAGLEAGGVEVVHGSYFDTLTVRVPAKAAEVVAAARKQGVNLHLVDADQVSIACDETTGRAQVAAVWAAFGVDGDIESLDTATADALPAGLLRSDAILTHPVFHRHRSETAMLRYLRRLADRDYALDRGMIPLGSCTMKLNATTEMEPVTWPEFGQLHPFAPAEQAEGYLTLIRELEQRLAEVTGYDKVSLQPNAGSQGELAGLLAVRGYHRGNGDEQRTVCLIPSSAHGTNAASAVMAGMKVVVVKTAEDGEIDVEDLRAKIEQHRDELAVLMITYPSTHGVFEEHVADICAQVHEAGGQVYVDGANLNALVGLAKPGHFGGDVSHLNLHKTFCIPHGGGGPGVGPVAVRSHLAPYLPNHPLQPAAGPETGVGPISAAPWGSAGILPISWAYVRLMGGEGLKRATQVAVLSANYIAKRLEPHYPVLYTGPGGLVAHECIIDLRPLTKATGVSVDDVAKRLIDYGFHAPTMSFPVAGTLMIEPTESEDLIELDRFCEAMIAIRAEIEKVGAGEWPAEDNPLRGAPHTAAALGGEWVHAYTREEAVFPAGVSAADKYWPPVRRIDQAFGDRNLVCSCPPLDAYED; encoded by the coding sequence ATGACCGCCGATCGCATTCCGCTCTCCGAACTCGAACAGGGAATCCCCTTCGAGCAGCGCCACATCGGGCCCGACCTCGAGGCGCGGGCCAAGATGCTCGCGCAGGTCGGCTACGGCTCGCTCGACGAGCTCACCGCCGTCGCCGTCCCGGATGTGATCAAAAACGCCGACACTCTGGACCTGCCGGGCGCGCGCACCGAGGCCGAGGTGCTGGCCGAACTGCGCTCGCTGGCCGACCGCAACCAGGTTCTCGACTCGATGATCGGGCTCGGGTACTACGGGACGTTCACGCCGCCCGTCATCCTGCGCAACGTCATGGAGAACCCGGCCTGGTACACGGCCTACACGCCGTACCAGCCGGAGATCTCGCAGGGTCGGCTCGAGGCGCTGCTGAACTTCCAGACCATGGTCGCCGAGCTGACCGGGCTGCCCACCTCCGGTGCGTCGCTGCTCGACGAGGGCACGGCCGCCGCCGAGGCCATGGCGCTGTCCCGGCGGATGGGGAAGAACAAGAAGGGCCTCTTCCTCATCGACGCGGACGTGCTGCCGCAGACCATCGCCGTGATCGAGACCCGGGCCGAGCCGACCGGCGTGGAGGTCGTCGTCGCGGACCTGAGCGACGGCATTCCGGCGGAGCTCGCCGGGCGCGAGATCAACGGCGTGCTCGTGCAGTACCCCGGAGCCTCCGGTGCGGTGCGTGACCTCAAGGCGATCGTCGACGAGGCACACGGGCTCGGCGCGCTCGTCACGGTGGCCGCGGATCTGCTCGCGCTGACGCTGCTGAAGTCGCCCGGTGAGCTGGGGGTGGACATCGCGGTCGGCACGACGCAGCGGTTCGGGGTGCCGATGGGCTTCGGCGGGCCGCACGCCGGCTACATGGCCGTCCACGAGAAGTTCGCGCGCAGCCTGCCCGGGCGGCTCGTGGGCGTGTCCGTCGACGCGGACGGGCACAAGGCCTACCGGCTCGCACTGCAGACGCGTGAGCAGCACATCCGGCGTGAGAAGGCCACGAGCAACATCTGCACGGCGCAGGTGCTGCTGGCGGTGATGGCGGGCATGTACGCCGTCTACCACGGGCCGGAGGGGCTGCGGGCGATCGCCCTGCGCACCCACCGGTACGCGGCGATCCTCGCCGCCGGGCTCGAGGCCGGCGGAGTCGAGGTCGTGCACGGGTCTTACTTCGACACACTGACCGTGCGGGTGCCGGCGAAGGCCGCCGAGGTCGTCGCCGCCGCGCGGAAGCAGGGGGTCAACCTGCACCTCGTCGACGCCGACCAGGTGTCGATCGCCTGCGACGAGACGACCGGGCGGGCGCAGGTGGCGGCGGTCTGGGCCGCCTTCGGCGTGGACGGCGACATCGAGTCGCTCGACACGGCCACCGCCGACGCCCTGCCCGCCGGGCTGCTGCGGTCCGACGCGATTCTGACCCACCCTGTCTTCCACCGGCACCGCTCCGAGACCGCGATGCTGCGCTATCTGCGCAGGCTCGCCGACCGGGACTACGCGCTGGACCGGGGCATGATCCCGCTGGGCTCCTGCACCATGAAGCTCAACGCGACCACCGAGATGGAGCCGGTCACCTGGCCCGAGTTCGGGCAGTTGCACCCCTTCGCGCCGGCCGAGCAGGCGGAGGGCTACCTCACACTCATCCGTGAGCTGGAGCAGCGGCTCGCCGAGGTCACCGGGTACGACAAGGTGTCCCTGCAGCCGAACGCCGGGTCGCAGGGGGAGCTGGCGGGGCTGCTCGCCGTCCGCGGGTACCACCGGGGCAACGGGGACGAGCAGCGGACGGTCTGCCTGATCCCGTCCTCCGCACACGGCACGAACGCGGCCAGTGCCGTCATGGCGGGCATGAAGGTCGTCGTCGTGAAGACCGCCGAGGACGGCGAGATCGACGTCGAGGACCTGCGGGCGAAGATCGAACAGCACCGGGACGAGCTGGCGGTGCTGATGATCACCTACCCGTCCACGCACGGCGTCTTCGAGGAGCACGTCGCGGACATCTGCGCGCAGGTGCACGAGGCGGGCGGGCAGGTGTACGTCGACGGCGCCAACCTCAACGCGCTCGTCGGGCTCGCCAAGCCGGGGCACTTCGGCGGGGACGTCTCGCACCTGAACCTGCACAAGACGTTCTGCATCCCGCACGGCGGTGGCGGCCCGGGGGTCGGGCCGGTCGCCGTACGGTCGCATCTGGCGCCGTATCTGCCGAACCACCCGCTGCAGCCCGCCGCCGGGCCGGAGACGGGTGTGGGGCCGATCTCGGCGGCTCCCTGGGGCTCTGCCGGGATCCTGCCGATCTCCTGGGCCTATGTGCGGCTCATGGGCGGCGAGGGGCTCAAGCGGGCCACGCAGGTCGCGGTGCTCAGCGCCAACTACATCGCCAAGCGGCTGGAGCCGCACTATCCGGTGCTCTACACCGGCCCGGGCGGGCTGGTCGCGCACGAGTGCATCATCGACCTGCGGCCGCTGACCAAGGCGACCGGGGTGAGCGTCGACGACGTCGCCAAGCGGCTCATCGACTACGGATTCCACGCGCCGACGATGTCGTTCCCGGTGGCCGGGACGCTGATGATCGAGCCGACCGAGTCCGAGGACCTCATCGAGCTGGACCGTTTCTGCGAGGCGATGATCGCCATTCGCGCGGAGATCGAGAAGGTCGGGGCCGGCGAGTGGCCGGCCGAGGACAACCCGCTTCGGGGCGCCCCGCACACCGCGGCCGCGCTCGGCGGGGAGTGGGTGCACGCGTACACGCGTGAGGAGGCCGTCTTCCCGGCCGGGGTCTCCGCCGCCGACAAGTACTGGCCGCCGGTTCGCCGGATCGACCAGGCCTTCGGCGACCGGAACCTGGTCTGCTCGTGCCCCCCGCTGGACGCGTACGAGGACTGA
- a CDS encoding TOBE domain-containing protein: protein MTLSIRNQLPGTVTAVHPGEVMATVTIRLAGGQDVTAAITLEAVNHLGLTTGTAVRALVKSTEVSLATGPVDGLSIRNRLPGTITGLVIGSAMAAVKITVAGGELTAAITKDAATDLGLFVGSDVIALIKATEVSLATD, encoded by the coding sequence ATGACCCTGAGCATCCGCAATCAGCTCCCCGGCACCGTCACCGCCGTCCACCCCGGCGAGGTCATGGCCACCGTCACGATCCGCCTGGCCGGCGGCCAGGACGTCACGGCGGCCATCACACTGGAGGCCGTGAACCACCTCGGCCTCACCACCGGTACCGCCGTCCGCGCGCTGGTGAAGTCGACGGAGGTCTCGCTGGCCACCGGCCCGGTCGACGGCCTCTCGATCCGCAACCGGCTCCCCGGCACGATCACCGGTCTCGTGATCGGCAGCGCCATGGCCGCGGTGAAGATCACCGTGGCGGGCGGCGAACTCACCGCGGCGATCACCAAGGACGCGGCCACCGACCTCGGTCTCTTCGTGGGCTCCGACGTCATCGCGCTGATCAAGGCGACCGAGGTGTCCCTGGCCACCGACTAG
- a CDS encoding TOBE domain-containing protein, translating to MQSYTIGQAARLLGVSPDTARRWADAGRVATHRDEAGRRLIDGKDLAAFSVALARADGPAEDTPYTSVRNAFPGIVTAIKLGDVAAQVEIQAGPHRLVSLLTREAVEELGLEVGMEATARVKSTNVHIDRT from the coding sequence ATGCAGAGCTACACAATCGGCCAGGCGGCACGGCTGCTCGGCGTGAGCCCCGACACCGCACGCCGCTGGGCCGACGCCGGCCGGGTGGCGACCCATCGCGACGAGGCCGGACGGCGCCTCATCGACGGCAAGGACCTCGCCGCCTTCTCCGTGGCACTCGCCCGGGCCGACGGCCCCGCCGAGGACACCCCGTACACCTCGGTCCGCAACGCCTTCCCCGGCATCGTCACCGCGATCAAGCTCGGCGACGTCGCCGCCCAGGTGGAGATCCAGGCCGGCCCGCACCGTCTGGTCTCCCTGCTCACCCGCGAGGCCGTCGAGGAACTGGGACTGGAGGTCGGCATGGAGGCCACGGCCCGCGTGAAGTCGACAAACGTACACATCGACCGCACCTGA